In Duganella zoogloeoides, a single genomic region encodes these proteins:
- a CDS encoding B12-binding domain-containing radical SAM protein, translating into MSILLTTLNARYTHASLGLRYLLANMGELQEQTRLQEFVIGAKTTEIVERILAYSPKIVGFGIYIWNVEESTKVIAMLKRVAPHVIVVLGGPEVSYESNEQEIVKISDYLITGWGDVTFPKLCGEILNGPKPLMKTHAGVQPPMADIKLPYSLYTDDDIKNRTLYVEASRGCPFKCEFCLSALDKTAWPFALDAFLAEMESLHARGARLFKFVDRTFNLNIKTSLKIMQFFLDKLEANPDDPVYAHFELVPDHLPDALKEGISKFPHGALQFEIGIQSFNPAVQTLVSRKQDNQKAADNIRWLTEQSHAHMHVDLIAGLPGETVESFAEGFNKLWALNPHEIQFGILKRLRGTPIIRHTQEYGLVFDPYAPYTILANRDIDFATMQRLVRFARYWDLVANSGRFTNTLPVLLGDTAFEHFMAFSDWLYANTDATHRIALERLVAMVGKYLQERGMDKAEADALLASDYAGPKTKVVETPAPKRQARRLAA; encoded by the coding sequence ATGTCCATCCTGCTCACCACCCTCAACGCCCGCTACACCCACGCCTCCCTCGGTTTGCGCTACCTGCTGGCAAATATGGGCGAGCTGCAGGAGCAAACGCGCTTGCAGGAATTCGTCATCGGCGCCAAGACCACCGAGATCGTCGAACGCATCCTGGCGTACTCGCCCAAGATCGTCGGCTTCGGTATCTATATATGGAACGTCGAAGAAAGCACCAAGGTTATCGCCATGCTCAAGCGCGTTGCGCCGCACGTTATCGTGGTGCTCGGTGGCCCAGAGGTGTCGTACGAATCGAACGAGCAGGAGATCGTCAAGATTTCGGACTACCTGATCACCGGCTGGGGCGACGTCACCTTCCCCAAGCTGTGCGGCGAGATCCTCAACGGCCCCAAGCCATTGATGAAAACCCATGCGGGCGTGCAGCCGCCGATGGCCGACATCAAGCTGCCCTACTCTTTATATACGGACGACGACATCAAGAACCGCACCTTGTATGTCGAGGCCTCGCGCGGCTGCCCGTTCAAGTGCGAGTTTTGCCTGTCCGCGCTGGACAAGACGGCCTGGCCGTTCGCGCTCGATGCGTTCCTGGCCGAGATGGAGTCGCTCCATGCACGCGGCGCCCGCCTGTTCAAGTTCGTCGACCGCACCTTCAACCTGAATATCAAGACCAGTCTGAAGATCATGCAGTTCTTCCTCGATAAGCTGGAGGCCAACCCCGACGATCCGGTGTACGCCCACTTCGAGCTGGTGCCCGACCACCTGCCCGACGCCCTCAAGGAAGGCATCAGCAAGTTCCCGCACGGCGCGCTGCAGTTCGAGATCGGCATCCAGAGCTTCAACCCGGCGGTGCAGACGCTGGTGAGCCGCAAGCAGGACAACCAGAAGGCGGCCGACAATATCCGCTGGCTCACCGAACAGTCGCACGCGCACATGCACGTGGACCTGATCGCCGGCCTGCCCGGCGAAACGGTCGAGAGCTTCGCCGAAGGCTTTAATAAACTGTGGGCGCTCAATCCGCACGAGATCCAGTTCGGCATTTTGAAACGTCTGCGCGGCACGCCGATCATCCGTCACACCCAGGAATACGGACTGGTGTTCGATCCGTATGCGCCTTACACCATCCTGGCCAACCGCGATATCGACTTTGCCACCATGCAGCGGCTGGTGCGTTTTGCCCGCTACTGGGACCTCGTGGCCAACTCGGGGCGCTTTACCAATACGCTGCCGGTGCTGCTGGGCGATACGGCCTTCGAGCACTTCATGGCGTTTTCGGACTGGTTGTACGCTAATACCGATGCTACCCACCGGATTGCGCTCGAACGGCTGGTGGCGATGGTGGGCAAGTACTTGCAGGAGCGCGGCATGGACAAGGCGGAGGCCGATGCGCTGCTGGCCAGTGATTACGCCGGCCCCAAGACCAAGGTCGTCGAGACGCCAGCGCCCAAGCGGCAGGCGCGCAGGCTGGCTGCTTGA